ACTTATGCCTCACAAATCTTTTAATATGTGCCTCCAGGGCCTTCCATGTGCTCGGAGTGAGGAATGAGAACTCTTGGGTGGTGCTCTCGTGGTGTGCCTGTTGAGTAGCAGACTTGGGCAAAGTACGGTTGGCAGCAAGCCAGGAATGGCTTACACATACAGGACTCTGACCCTCTGTAATCTGCCCCAACTCTCTGCCCCCAGGGACTTCCAGGGtcttttccagctgtttcttagCTGGGTTCCATGGTTTGTAATTTTTCGTGTTATTTCTCATGTAGCTCGTCGAATcgctttttaactctttctcaGAGTTTGTCTGCAGAACCTTCACTGGGGATTTTTCCGAGCCTtgggatatatcacattttgggACTTGCCCCAGATCCTTGCCCAgctccttccctaattggaaaTTGCAGCTTTTTTGGTTGCTGGATCCCATCTTCTTTACATCCTTGCTGCTTTCACCTATAAACACAGAAGGCCACGAGGGTTCATGCTGGTCCTTTGACTGACCTGTCCTTGGTAATTCTCCCCAAAGTTTTGCCCGTTCCAGAGACACCTGGATCCTGCTGGGCAGACTCCGCTTGTGTTGGGTGAGCCTCTTTTGAATGTATTCTTCCATTTGTTTCCGGAGCTCAGTTCTGCTAAGAACATCCCCAGGAATGATGGGGTCTGACTTGTAGGCCTCAGAGGTCCCGCTGTCCTGGGGAAGGTTGGGACTGAAAGGACTGAATGCTCTCTGAGACCCTTTGGCCACAGAGGGTAAAGCCCTCTCACTTTTCAGTTGCTTCTGCGACAAGGGTGATTCTAGGTGTTGAATTTCAGTTGAGGTGAGAGATTGTGTTTCAGTTTCGGAACTAGGGCAAGATACTTCATAGGCCCTAACCTGGTCTGTAGAAGCTGATGGTGGGATTTGGAAGGAGGATAGGAGAGGGGTCTGGGTGAGGACTGGGGCCAGAGGTGGGGCGTGGGGTTGGTCCTCAGGGTGGGGCAAGGGCTGGGGCTGGGAGCACACTGAGGATACTTGAACTGGGCAGGCACTAGATATTCTGTTGAATAAAACAGGGGGAGAGTGTAGTGGGGAAGAGCTCCCAGAGACCCAGGCAGTAGGCAGCAGGGATTCACTGTGCAGAGAGGGGAGGCCCCAGAAGAGCTGGTTACATCTCTGATGGAAATGGTCCCCCAAGGCCTTGGGATATATGAGCTCCTGAGGACTGGACAGCTGCTCTGGTTTGCTCCAGTATGGCCGGGGGACTGTGGTGGTCTGCTCATGACTGAGTGATTTTAAAGTCCCCAAAGAATTCAGGTCATAGTCTGGGCTCACATGTCTTTTAAATGAtccatccttttctttttctttcgaaAGCTTCAATTCCACTGTCTTCGCGATTTCTATTTCCGGGAGCTTGTGGACatcagggttagggatagaagGACTCCCAGCTTCTGTGCTCCCGTCTGTGCGACCTCCCCAGGAAGCGGGCTTTGATGGGTGTTCAGAAGTATGCTCTTGCTGGGATTCGCAGTGTTTCCAGGTGGGAATCCAAAAGGCCTTGGCAGCCGCCCACCACCAGGAGAGGGCCGAAATGGGTCGACTTGAGCAACCAAGGCCTGTGATTTCTGGGACAGAAGACGCCAAAACATACGAGTTACCTGAATAACTCTCTGGGGCGGTCTTCCTGTCAGAAGAGTCGTCAGTTGTCCAGTCTTCAGTTATCCAGCCAGAAGAGTCCTCGGTCTTCAAGTCGCACAGATCTTCTGGAGGTTTTGCTGAAGCGGCGGAGGCCAGATGACAAGGGGGCCGGGTCGGAGGCGCCCTGGCAGCGCAGGGGGACACCACGGAAGCAGCACTTTCCGCGGGCTCTGCGCGCTGCCGACGACGGGCTTCAGCAAGCGCTCTTTTGCGCACCAGACCAAAAGGTTCTCCACGTTTCCGCTGATGAAAGCTGCCCTCGTCGGGCCGCTTCCCCAGGAGGCTGCAGGAGACAGAAGACCAAGCAGGGGCAAATGGCTTGGAGAACTTTGCTGGCCCAGGATGGGGGCGGGAATCCGCAACCCACGCCTGCCCCTCCCCATGCCTGGACGTCACCTGCCCCGCCCACGCCGTGACGTCACCCACCTCTCCCCAAGCCCTGACGCCCTGACGTCACCTCGCCCTGACATCATAGTGCTCCCGTCCGCAAGGACTTCTCTCACATTGCCTATGCACAGGCGCCATCCAAGGCAGCCCTATCTGCTCTGCGGCCCTGGGGTCACTCAGGAGCCCTTAATAGGAAGACGGACACAGGAGAGAAGGGGAAGGGTTACTCACGTTTGCAGAAGCGCAACCAGGCCCCTAGCCTCTTGCAGCTTTTTCATACACCTTCTGCAAGCTGGAAATCAGGAGAGTGGGTTACGGTGGTGAAGGTCAGGGCCTAGGAACCTTACAAGAAGCTGAATGGAATGTCCCTCTGGGGACACCATTGGGCGGTTAGTCTGTGGGAGCCCAAGCTTCAGAGTCCAAGGTCACAGGATCGCAGACGCTCATAGCAAGGCTCACTTGTGTGAGGTACTTTGTCATTTACAAAGTGTTTCCACCTCCGTTATCCTCTGTGACATCTCAGTGAGGAACCTGAGCCTTGTTAAACAGCTCGTGGTAGTTGGACCTGGATGTCCCGCCTTCAGATTCACCATTTCTCAGTTCATTACATCCCACACCGCCCCCTACTGGGCAACACCACCGCGAGGGCCACCGTGGCTTCAATGCCCCCCTTCCCGGTCCCTCTACCcctccctgcccccgcccccccccccccccccccccggcccaGCGCGAAACCTGAGAAGTATCCAGGTTCTGAGTCCCTTCCTGGGAGCCTCCCTCTCAGGGCTGTTTCCTGAGAGAGGGACGTACTCCAGCAACTGGAGTCCTCCGAGTCCTGGGACCACCCCTCAGGGACAGGagcggttagggttaaggtgggaTCTCGGTTGAGTGGGCAGAACCTTACCTTTCTCCGTATTCCTTTTGTTCTTCCTGCTCCTCCTAAAGGTCTCCACTTGAGGCTAAGATACACGAAAAGAATGAGGGACTGGGACCCAATTCTCTCCCTGCTTGTTTGGACGAGATGCTGATATTCGGTATTTATGAATAAAATGACTTTTTGCATTGAGTTCATTGAGTTCTGCGTTTTCCCTTGTATTCATTCTTACAgtgaataaaaacattttctgttttccttctttgaacAACTCAGTGAAGGATTTTCCATGTGAGATCTAGCCTGGATTTCTTCAGTCACATTCCTCTGCTCAAGAAGGGCACAGACTCTCGGACTTACACATGCCTCTGTGCCCTGTCAGATAAGCCTTTTGGAGGCCAGAGCTTGGCTCCAGCCCCTGATCAGAGGCTCTCAGGGGCTCAGCACGGCTCGCCAGATCGGCCCAGACACAAAGGGAGGTCTTTGCCCAGAGACATCTGCCCCGGAAGGCAACTGATGAAACAATATTGAGGGCTGTGTCCTCCCGCAGGGATCCCAAACTCTCAGTAATCCAGTCTTCGGCCTGTGTTTAGGATTTTGCCCTGGAGCCCTCTGTCACAGCAGACAGATGCTCTGAGATATTTAGATAGAAATCCTGGTGCCCGCTCTAGCCCCTGCCCTACTGGCCTGTCCCTAGAAGGCTGATATTCTAGTTTCCTGAGGTTTCCCATCTGAGGAGTCTCTCTAGTTAATTTCGAAAatggaaattggaaaaaaaaaacaacaacaacaaaaaatagaatcTCTATTGGGGCTGGGTGGAGGATTCCTTACCTTTTTGATGTTTATATTTTTCTCAGGCGGTGGTAAAGGTGGATTGCTCTGGAGATAGGGGAGTAACAGGAGGAAGAGCCCCACTCCACACAGGAAGCCCACGATGGCTTCAAGGATCCAGGAAGTGGAGCTGGAGCTCAACCAGGTAGCACTAAAGCTTTTCAGAGGACAGAGGTAATTCTCCATTATCTGAAAGGCACTGTTGCTCTTAGGCAACTGAGCACCTTGAGCACACTCTGGCTTATAAATCCTGGCCTGCATCACAGAGCTGTGGCCTCATCACAAAGGGCTCctgagggtggggatggggacAGCAAGAGGAGGCTGACCCAGAGTCCCTCCCATCACCATCCAGCCCAGCATATCCCTCCACCCTATTGGGCCTTCTAGATCTATCTTTCTCTGGGCCTTTCAACTCCACCTTCTCATCCTGTCTTAGTAGACCTCCAGTGCAATTTTCTATTCATTACACCTGTAAACCGTATATTACCTGGTTCCCTTTATCCTTTAAGAGATTTAGGCTGCAGCACCCTCAATCTCATAGCTTTTGTTAAACCTGAAGTTCTCCCAGGAATCTTCAGTATTTCACAGAGATTTTACTCTCAGGATCTCCTCTGTCCCCAtcttcagttttcccatctataaTTTTTACTTTATTCAACACAGACATAGAACTTAACTTTCTTTTATAAATACTTAATGTTGTCAATTGTGAgtattaagtttttattttttgtttccgtCAACTGTTCCCATCTTCATTCATAGCATCTAACACAAAAATACAAACTAaagatttattatttaaaattcacaaactacatatgtataaaaaaattaaacctgcaagtgatttttaaaaaattttaatagcatACTTCTGAAGTTTGGAAATCTTAAACTACACAGAGCCTTTTGGGGCATGCTCTACacagacactcacacacactttACAATACATGCTGTACACACGCACAGActctgaaatgctttgaatcaagcatttcctccttttctttgaaTCTTTCGTAAGTTGTCTTGACCTTATTTCTTCTTACTCTGCCCAAAGTAAAGACAGTCCCCACTCTCTACACCAAAGTTTTGAAATGTGTGCCACACCCACAAGTCAGGAATGGGTTAGGGAGAGTTAAggtactgttatgaattgaattgtgtcccccaattgCATGTCAACTTGACAaggacatgattcccagaattgtgtgattatccaccatcatctcatgtgattttcctgtgtgttatagatCTTACAtccgtgatgttaatgaggtaggattagcggcggttgtgttaataaggcaggactcagtctacaagatttggttgtcttggatcaatctcttttgagatgtagaagagagaaacgagcagagacatgagtacctcatgccaccaagaaacaagagccagaagattagcatgtcctttggacccagggtccctgcgctgagaggctcctcgaccagggaagattgatgacaaggaccttcccccagagccaacagagagagaaagccttcccctggagctggcaccctgaattcggacttctagcctcctagactgtgaaagaatagatttctgtttgttaaagccattcatttgtggtatttctgttatagcaacactagataactaagacagatactaATCAGGAGCCCCaacagcacaatggttaagcattcggctgttaaccaaaaagttggtggtttgaacccacccagtggctctatgggagaaagacctggcggtctgctcccatgaagattatagcttagaaaaccctatgggacaattctactctgtcaactCAAGAGCTCCTTAGGATGACCTGGAAGAACCAAGTATTTGGGGCTCTTCCTGATCTTGAGCAGCCTCTTTTGATATCCCTGGTGTGTTCTATATGTTCTCTTTTTCTGAGTGTACTTTACCtcccctctcctgccctctccAGGTCCCTGAAGCCTCATGTCTGGCCTGTACCATATAGAGAAGGAGCTTTGAATCCTATACTAAGTTCCCTTGTGACACCATTCTACGAAGAACTCGGAATACATTTAGggatggtattttttttatatattattttattgtgttttcagtgaaggtttaaacagcagtttaggttcccattcaacaattttacaCAAAtgtgtttagtgacattggtttcattcttcacaattcatggatattctcattatttctgttctggtggtTCAGTTTTCATTAATCTATTTtttctgcccccttacattctcatctttgttttaaagtaattgttgattgGTCTCAGGGATGGTATTTTTTAATCACTacatggtgctttttttttttttaacagtctatatggacatgaaaataatgaatattttctACTTGTTGGCCAAGAAGTTCTAATACAGCTTTAATAGGGATTATTTTATTTGGCTATATTGTCATGCATGTACATGCTCATGAACACATCTTCACATCTCCTATTGCTTTTATCAGTCTACAGTCTCTACATGCTTTATGACATCGTCACTGTTGTGACATTGCCTAGTTaccccctgtcttagttatctagtggtgctataacagaaataccacaagtggatggttttaacaaacagaaatttattctctcacagtctaggtggctagaaatccaaattgagggtggcagctctaggagaaggctttctctctctgttggctctgggggaaagtccttgtcattaatcttccccagcctaggagcttctcagtgtaggaaccCGAGGgacaaaggatg
The sequence above is drawn from the Elephas maximus indicus isolate mEleMax1 chromosome 9, mEleMax1 primary haplotype, whole genome shotgun sequence genome and encodes:
- the LOC126082511 gene encoding spermatogenesis-associated protein 31E1-like; translated protein: MENYLCPLKSFSATWLSSSSTSWILEAIVGFLCGVGLFLLLLPYLQSNPPLPPPEKNINIKKPQVETFRRSRKNKRNTEKACRRCMKKLQEARGLVALLQTLLGKRPDEGSFHQRKRGEPFGLVRKRALAEARRRQRAEPAESAASVVSPCAARAPPTRPPCHLASAASAKPPEDLCDLKTEDSSGWITEDWTTDDSSDRKTAPESYSGNSYVLASSVPEITGLGCSSRPISALSWWWAAAKAFWIPTWKHCESQQEHTSEHPSKPASWGGRTDGSTEAGSPSIPNPDVHKLPEIEIAKTVELKLSKEKEKDGSFKRHVSPDYDLNSLGTLKSLSHEQTTTVPRPYWSKPEQLSSPQELIYPKALGDHFHQRCNQLFWGLPSLHSESLLPTAWVSGSSSPLHSPPVLFNRISSACPVQVSSVCSQPQPLPHPEDQPHAPPLAPVLTQTPLLSSFQIPPSASTDQVRAYEVSCPSSETETQSLTSTEIQHLESPLSQKQLKSERALPSVAKGSQRAFSPFSPNLPQDSGTSEAYKSDPIIPGDVLSRTELRKQMEEYIQKRLTQHKRSLPSRIQVSLERAKLWGELPRTGQSKDQHEPSWPSVFIGESSKDVKKMGSSNQKSCNFQLGKELGKDLGQVPKCDISQGSEKSPVKVLQTNSEKELKSDSTSYMRNNTKNYKPWNPAKKQLEKTLEVPGGRELGQITEGQSPVCVSHSWLAANRTLPKSATQQAHHESTTQEFSFLTPSTWKALEAHIKRFVRHKWDLSVQAGEPMNLSLSETQSSPPSMYGFHSSPPPESWTCSRAKTASIQRENPQACRGEKATPKMSDPTWKNPLPAPSPVRDEVQVTLRQTPPSRAKETREAVVAKGSYVPQLQDRGISETSVLAKSQNINVDLRGLEAPGTSKSPSPPRMSVQDPVLSEEIKRELETANQPQGCPAGMLLLDHATKMILQHCATDVLLVSDIVPSQSSHSHLKRVSSRDMPASKVLNEFMAAGGSSLGQQDPKTPKLQDPWRSQSKISAPSDETKDVRRRKTEVCEEGLARSRASPVSGMSQAGQDKQSVESLGITSPQLSAEKGHAPPEGHFKKRMSSFIQSICPNKKGKGRGDPLQKGKPASASAQSHGPVKSRSVFMDRGATEAETLMTAVGQILIEKFRLQQELYASKLNQPTEAIQESQDSVGGHASYHKAPSFPEHRREMSGTGCHYQAISEGQSSIGNKGTHDGRTNLYTMVKFKIGDRPLPSQGNRSSKDGNLQLCDVGGEPGRLLRAVFTPFSGPVPGLLTSDTGESQLQGHHSQGGDFRSRRCHDIDDDGGRPGFAQHQVLSSTSQSGHQSPRAQLLVPSSSPCSQVLPRALIPKQPPEWVQQ